A part of Macaca mulatta isolate MMU2019108-1 chromosome 12, T2T-MMU8v2.0, whole genome shotgun sequence genomic DNA contains:
- the AOX2 gene encoding aldehyde oxidase 2 isoform X2 — translation MVVAAPVCSGGRSEKRVDSGCILEEKPRMAENPEKRTLTFYGERVTWISPGTLKDLLELKVKHPEAPLVVGNTSLGPAMKSQRQFHPVLLSPARISELSMVTKTSDGLTIGAGCSLAQTQDILAERIAELPEEKTQTYRALLKHLRSLAGQQIRNMASLGGHVISRHCCSDLNPVLAVSNATLNLISAEGTRQIPLNEYFLAGLASADLKPEEILESVHIPHSQKWEFVSAFRQAQCQQNALPHVNAGMRVLLKEGTDSIEDLSIAYGGVGAATISAHRSCQQLLGRRWNELMLDEACRLLLDEVSLPGSAPGGRVEFKRTLVVSFLFKFYLEVLQELKKLVKLFSVADSRHRSEVSDQFLSALEDFPVTIPQGVQTYQNVDPHQPLQDPVGRPIMHLSALKHATGEAMFCDDIPVVDKELFMALVTSSRAHAKIISIDVSKALELPEVVDVITAEDIPGTNGAEGDKLLAVEEVTCVGQIICAVVAETDVQAKRATEKIEITYKDLEPVIFTIKDAIKHNSFLCPEKKLEQGNVEEAFEKVDQTIEGEVHVGGQEHFYMETQRVLVIPKTEDKELDIYVSTQDPAHVQKTVSSTLNIPINRITCHVKRVGGGFGGKVGKPAVFGAIAAVGAIKTGHPIRLVLDREDDMLITGGRHPLFGKYKVGFTNNGRIKALDIECYINGGCTLDASELVTEFLILKLENAYKIRNLRFRGRACMTNLPSNTAFRGFGFPQGALVTESCITAVAAKCGLLPEKIREKNMYKTVDKTIYKQAFNPETLIRCWNECLDKSSFHSRRMQVEEFNKKNYWKKKGIAIIPMKFSVGFAATSYHQAAALVHIYTDGSVLVTHGGNELGQGIHTKMLQVASRELKIPMSCIHISETSTATVPNTIATAASVGADVNGRAVQNACQILLKRLEPIIKKHPEGTWENWIEAAFEQRISLSATGYFRGYKAFMDWEKGVGDPFPYYVYGAACSEVEIDCLTGAHKKIRTDIIMDACCSLNPAIDIGQLEIVPLQIEGSFIQGMGLYTTEELKYSPEGILYSRSPDEYKIPTITDVPEEFNVSLLPSSQTPLTIYSSKGLGESGMFLGSSVFFAIADAVATVRRERDIAEDFMVQSPATPERVRMACADRFTKMTGSCCVAQAGVQCCNLSSLHPLPPRFKRVSCLSLPSS, via the exons GACTGACAATAGGCGCTGGCTGCAGCCTGGCCCAGACGCAGGACATCTTGGCTGAGAGGATAGCTGAGCTGCCAGAGGAGAAAACACAGACGTACCGAGCCCTCCTGAAGCACCTGAGGAGTCTGGCAGGCCAGCAGATCCGGAATATGGCA TCCTTAGGGGGCCATGTGATAAGCCGGCATTGCTGTTCGGACCTGAATCCAGTTCTTGCTGTGAGCAATGCTACCCTCAATCTGATTTCAGCAG AAGGTACGCGGCAGATTCCtctaaatgaatattttcttgcTGGGTTGGCAAGTGCAGACCTTAAGCCGGAGGAAATTTTGGAATCTGTGCATATCCCGCACTCTCAAAAG TGGGAATTTGTGTCCGCCTTCCGACAGGCTCAGTGCCAGCAGAACGCCTTGCCCCACGTGAATGCCGGCATGCGAGTCCTTCTCAAAGAAGGCACAGACAGCATTGAGGACCTGAGCATCGCCTATGGAGGGGTGGGGGCTGCCACCATCAGTGCACACAGATCCTGCCAGCAGCTCCTTGGGAG GCGCTGGAATGAGTTGATGCTGGATGAGGCTTGCAGGCTGCTTCTGGATGAAGTCTCGCTCCCAGGCTCAGCCCCGGGTGGCCGGGTGGAATTCAAGAGGACCCTAGTCGTCAGCTTCCTCTTCAAATTCTACCTAGAGGTTCTGCAGGAACTGAAGAAGCTGGTGAAGCTGTTCTCTGTGGCT GACAGCCGTCATCGTTCTGAAGTTTCAGACCAATTCCTAAGTGCTCTCGAAGATTTCCCAGTCACAATACCCCAGGGAGTCCAAACGTACCAG AATGTGGATCCTCACCAGCCTCTCCAAGACCCAGTTGGACGCCCCATCATGCACCTGTCAGCTCTTAAACATGCCACTGGGGAAGCCATGTTTTGTGATGACATTCCCGTGGTAGATAAAGAACTTTTCATGGCTTTGGTGACCAGTAGCAGGGCTCATGCAAAAATCAT ATCAATTGATGTGTCCAAGGCCCTTGAACTACCGGAAGTGGTTGATGTGATAACAGCTGAAGATATTCCAGGCACCAATGGCGCTGAAGGTGACAAACTGCTGGCTGTAGAGGAG GTAACCTGTGTGGGCCAGATCATCTGTGCTGTGGTTGCTGAGACAGATGTACAGGCAAAACGAGCAACTGAAAAGATAGAGATCACCTATAAAGATCTGGAACCTGTAATCTTCACCATCAAG GATGCCATAAAACACAATTCATTCCTGTGCCCTGAAAAAAAACTTGAACAAGGAAATGTTGAGGAGGCCTTTGAAAAAGTCGACCAAACTATTGAAG GAGAGGTCCATGTTGGAGGACAGGAACATTTTTACATGGAAACGCAAAGAGTGCTTGTTATTCCAAAGACAGAGGACAAAGAACTGGACATTTATGTGTCTACACAGGACCCAGCCCACGTGCAG AAAACAgtgtcttctactttaaacatcCCCATCAACAGGATCACCTGTCATGTAAAACGAGTGGGTGGAGGTTTTGGAGGGAAGGTAGGAAAACCAGCTGTATTCGGGGCGATTGCAGCTGTGGGTGCCATCAA aacaGGTCATCCCATTCGTCTTGTCCTTGATCGTGAAGACGATATGTTAATAACTGGAGGAAGGCACccattatttggaaaatataaa GTAGGATTCACGAACAACGGGCGGATCAAAGCTCTGGACATTGAGTGCTACATTAATGGAGGATGCACGCTGGATGCCTCTGAGCTG GTAACAGAATTTCTAATACTAAAGCtggaaaatgcatataaaattcGCAACCTCAGGTTCCGGGGCCGTGCATGCATGACAAATTTACCGTCCAATACAGCCTTTCGTGGATTTGGCTTCCCACAAGGAGCCCTAGTAACAGAATCGTGCATCACAGCTGTGGCAGCCAAATGTGGCCTTCTGCCAGAAAAG attagagagaaaaatatgtacaaaacaGTTGACAAAACCATCTACAAACAAGCATTCAACCCTGAGACCCTGATAAGATGTTGGAATGAATGTCTGGACAAGTCTTCCTTTCACAGCAGAAGAATGCAAGTCGAAGAGTTCAATAAGAAGAATTATTGGAAGAAGAAAGGCATTGCTATTATTCCCATGAAGTTTTCAGTTGGCTTTGCTGCAACAAGCTATCATCAG GCAGCTGCACTGGTTCATATCTACACAGATGGGTCTGTGTTGGTCACACATGGAGGCAATGAACTGGGACAAGGCATTCACACCAAAATGCTgcag GTGGCCAGCCGTGAGTTAAAAATACCCATGTCCTGTATCCACATCTCTGAAACGAGCACAGCAACAGTACCTAATACAATTGCTACAGCAGCGTCTGTTGGTGCAGATGTCAATGGCAGAGCTGTGCAG AATGCTTGTCAGATCCTTCTGAAACGCCTTGAGCCCATCATTAAGAAACATCCGGAAGGTACATGGGAAAACTGG atagaAGCTGCATTTGAACAAAGAATCAGTCTCTCAGCCACTGGATACTTCAG GGGCTACAAGGCCTTCATGGACTgggagaagggggtgggggaCCCATTTCCTTACTATGTCTATGGAGCTGCCTGTTCTGAGGTTGAAATTGACTGCCTGACAGGTGCTCACAAG AAAATCAGAACGGACATCATCATGGATGCATGTTGCAGCCTAAATCCGGCCATTGATATTGGGCAG CTTGAAATTGTCCCCCTCCAGATTGAAGGTTCGTTTATTCAGGGAATGGGGCTTTATACCACTGAAGAACTGAAATACTCCCCAGAAGGCATCCTGTACTCTCGGAGCCCAGATGAGTACAAAATTCCAACCATCACTGATGTCCCAGAGGAGTTCAATGTCTCCTTGCTGCCATCATCACAAACCCCACTAACCATCTATTCATCTAAG GGCCTCGGGGAGTCTGGGATGTTCCTGGGGTCATCTGTGTTCTTTGCCATTGCTGACGCTGTGGCCACAGTGCGAAGAGAAAGAGACATAGCTGAGGACTTCATGGTGCAGAGCCCAGCAACGCCAGAACGGGTTCGAATGGCCTGTGCAGATCGATTCACCAAAATG acagggtcttgctgtgttgcccaggctggagtgcagtgttgcaatcttagctcactgcaccctctacctcccaggttcaagagagtctcctgcctcagcctcccgagtagctag
- the AOX2 gene encoding aldehyde oxidase 2 isoform X5, producing MAENPEKRTLTFYGERVTWISPGTLKDLLELKVKHPEAPLVVGNTSLGPAMKSQRQFHPVLLSPARISELSMVTKTSDGLTIGAGCSLAQTQDILAERIAELPEEKTQTYRALLKHLRSLAGQQIRNMASLGGHVISRHCCSDLNPVLAVSNATLNLISAEGTRQIPLNEYFLAGLASADLKPEEILESVHIPHSQKWEFVSAFRQAQCQQNALPHVNAGMRVLLKEGTDSIEDLSIAYGGVGAATISAHRSCQQLLGRRWNELMLDEACRLLLDEVSLPGSAPGGRVEFKRTLVVSFLFKFYLEVLQELKKLVKLFSVADSRHRSEVSDQFLSALEDFPVTIPQGVQTYQNVDPHQPLQDPVGRPIMHLSALKHATGEAMFCDDIPVVDKELFMALVTSSRAHAKIISIDVSKALELPEVVDVITAEDIPGTNGAEGDKLLAVEEVTCVGQIICAVVAETDVQAKRATEKIEITYKDLEPVIFTIKDAIKHNSFLCPEKKLEQGNVEEAFEKVDQTIEGEVHVGGQEHFYMETQRVLVIPKTEDKELDIYVSTQDPAHVQKTVSSTLNIPINRITCHVKRVGGGFGGKVGKPAVFGAIAAVGAIKTGHPIRLVLDREDDMLITGGRHPLFGKYKVGFTNNGRIKALDIECYINGGCTLDASELVTEFLILKLENAYKIRNLRFRGRACMTNLPSNTAFRGFGFPQGALVTESCITAVAAKCGLLPEKIREKNMYKTVDKTIYKQAFNPETLIRCWNECLDKSSFHSRRMQVEEFNKKNYWKKKGIAIIPMKFSVGFAATSYHQAAALVHIYTDGSVLVTHGGNELGQGIHTKMLQVASRELKIPMSCIHISETSTATVPNTIATAASVGADVNGRAVQNACQILLKRLEPIIKKHPEGTWENWIEAAFEQRISLSATGYFRGYKAFMDWEKGVGDPFPYYVYGAACSEVEIDCLTGAHKKIRTDIIMDACCSLNPAIDIGQLEIVPLQIEGSFIQGMGLYTTEELKYSPEGILYSRSPDEYKIPTITDVPEEFNVSLLPSSQTPLTIYSSKGLGESGMFLGSSVFFAIADAVATVRRERDIAEDFMVQSPATPERVRMACADRFTKMTGSCCVAQAGVQCCNLSSLHPLPPRFKRVSCLSLPSS from the exons GACTGACAATAGGCGCTGGCTGCAGCCTGGCCCAGACGCAGGACATCTTGGCTGAGAGGATAGCTGAGCTGCCAGAGGAGAAAACACAGACGTACCGAGCCCTCCTGAAGCACCTGAGGAGTCTGGCAGGCCAGCAGATCCGGAATATGGCA TCCTTAGGGGGCCATGTGATAAGCCGGCATTGCTGTTCGGACCTGAATCCAGTTCTTGCTGTGAGCAATGCTACCCTCAATCTGATTTCAGCAG AAGGTACGCGGCAGATTCCtctaaatgaatattttcttgcTGGGTTGGCAAGTGCAGACCTTAAGCCGGAGGAAATTTTGGAATCTGTGCATATCCCGCACTCTCAAAAG TGGGAATTTGTGTCCGCCTTCCGACAGGCTCAGTGCCAGCAGAACGCCTTGCCCCACGTGAATGCCGGCATGCGAGTCCTTCTCAAAGAAGGCACAGACAGCATTGAGGACCTGAGCATCGCCTATGGAGGGGTGGGGGCTGCCACCATCAGTGCACACAGATCCTGCCAGCAGCTCCTTGGGAG GCGCTGGAATGAGTTGATGCTGGATGAGGCTTGCAGGCTGCTTCTGGATGAAGTCTCGCTCCCAGGCTCAGCCCCGGGTGGCCGGGTGGAATTCAAGAGGACCCTAGTCGTCAGCTTCCTCTTCAAATTCTACCTAGAGGTTCTGCAGGAACTGAAGAAGCTGGTGAAGCTGTTCTCTGTGGCT GACAGCCGTCATCGTTCTGAAGTTTCAGACCAATTCCTAAGTGCTCTCGAAGATTTCCCAGTCACAATACCCCAGGGAGTCCAAACGTACCAG AATGTGGATCCTCACCAGCCTCTCCAAGACCCAGTTGGACGCCCCATCATGCACCTGTCAGCTCTTAAACATGCCACTGGGGAAGCCATGTTTTGTGATGACATTCCCGTGGTAGATAAAGAACTTTTCATGGCTTTGGTGACCAGTAGCAGGGCTCATGCAAAAATCAT ATCAATTGATGTGTCCAAGGCCCTTGAACTACCGGAAGTGGTTGATGTGATAACAGCTGAAGATATTCCAGGCACCAATGGCGCTGAAGGTGACAAACTGCTGGCTGTAGAGGAG GTAACCTGTGTGGGCCAGATCATCTGTGCTGTGGTTGCTGAGACAGATGTACAGGCAAAACGAGCAACTGAAAAGATAGAGATCACCTATAAAGATCTGGAACCTGTAATCTTCACCATCAAG GATGCCATAAAACACAATTCATTCCTGTGCCCTGAAAAAAAACTTGAACAAGGAAATGTTGAGGAGGCCTTTGAAAAAGTCGACCAAACTATTGAAG GAGAGGTCCATGTTGGAGGACAGGAACATTTTTACATGGAAACGCAAAGAGTGCTTGTTATTCCAAAGACAGAGGACAAAGAACTGGACATTTATGTGTCTACACAGGACCCAGCCCACGTGCAG AAAACAgtgtcttctactttaaacatcCCCATCAACAGGATCACCTGTCATGTAAAACGAGTGGGTGGAGGTTTTGGAGGGAAGGTAGGAAAACCAGCTGTATTCGGGGCGATTGCAGCTGTGGGTGCCATCAA aacaGGTCATCCCATTCGTCTTGTCCTTGATCGTGAAGACGATATGTTAATAACTGGAGGAAGGCACccattatttggaaaatataaa GTAGGATTCACGAACAACGGGCGGATCAAAGCTCTGGACATTGAGTGCTACATTAATGGAGGATGCACGCTGGATGCCTCTGAGCTG GTAACAGAATTTCTAATACTAAAGCtggaaaatgcatataaaattcGCAACCTCAGGTTCCGGGGCCGTGCATGCATGACAAATTTACCGTCCAATACAGCCTTTCGTGGATTTGGCTTCCCACAAGGAGCCCTAGTAACAGAATCGTGCATCACAGCTGTGGCAGCCAAATGTGGCCTTCTGCCAGAAAAG attagagagaaaaatatgtacaaaacaGTTGACAAAACCATCTACAAACAAGCATTCAACCCTGAGACCCTGATAAGATGTTGGAATGAATGTCTGGACAAGTCTTCCTTTCACAGCAGAAGAATGCAAGTCGAAGAGTTCAATAAGAAGAATTATTGGAAGAAGAAAGGCATTGCTATTATTCCCATGAAGTTTTCAGTTGGCTTTGCTGCAACAAGCTATCATCAG GCAGCTGCACTGGTTCATATCTACACAGATGGGTCTGTGTTGGTCACACATGGAGGCAATGAACTGGGACAAGGCATTCACACCAAAATGCTgcag GTGGCCAGCCGTGAGTTAAAAATACCCATGTCCTGTATCCACATCTCTGAAACGAGCACAGCAACAGTACCTAATACAATTGCTACAGCAGCGTCTGTTGGTGCAGATGTCAATGGCAGAGCTGTGCAG AATGCTTGTCAGATCCTTCTGAAACGCCTTGAGCCCATCATTAAGAAACATCCGGAAGGTACATGGGAAAACTGG atagaAGCTGCATTTGAACAAAGAATCAGTCTCTCAGCCACTGGATACTTCAG GGGCTACAAGGCCTTCATGGACTgggagaagggggtgggggaCCCATTTCCTTACTATGTCTATGGAGCTGCCTGTTCTGAGGTTGAAATTGACTGCCTGACAGGTGCTCACAAG AAAATCAGAACGGACATCATCATGGATGCATGTTGCAGCCTAAATCCGGCCATTGATATTGGGCAG CTTGAAATTGTCCCCCTCCAGATTGAAGGTTCGTTTATTCAGGGAATGGGGCTTTATACCACTGAAGAACTGAAATACTCCCCAGAAGGCATCCTGTACTCTCGGAGCCCAGATGAGTACAAAATTCCAACCATCACTGATGTCCCAGAGGAGTTCAATGTCTCCTTGCTGCCATCATCACAAACCCCACTAACCATCTATTCATCTAAG GGCCTCGGGGAGTCTGGGATGTTCCTGGGGTCATCTGTGTTCTTTGCCATTGCTGACGCTGTGGCCACAGTGCGAAGAGAAAGAGACATAGCTGAGGACTTCATGGTGCAGAGCCCAGCAACGCCAGAACGGGTTCGAATGGCCTGTGCAGATCGATTCACCAAAATG acagggtcttgctgtgttgcccaggctggagtgcagtgttgcaatcttagctcactgcaccctctacctcccaggttcaagagagtctcctgcctcagcctcccgagtagctag